From a region of the Lactuca sativa cultivar Salinas chromosome 4, Lsat_Salinas_v11, whole genome shotgun sequence genome:
- the LOC111891468 gene encoding uncharacterized protein LOC111891468 codes for MSKWWRTAVVALRKTAETSRSYHTIQAIPREISGNRVSVKDRAQGRIPAVVFAQPNPSTGGGGTPPRPVSRKHLLTTEKRQIQSILNSIELPYFCSTTFPLQIRAGSGSSTLLESGNVLPIKVHRDSETGKLLNLVFVWADEGTELKVDVPIVFKGEDICPGLKKGGFLNKIRTSLKYKCPSEHIPQKIEIDISNLDIGDKVFMKEVNVHSSLELLSKNESLPICKIVAAKIDSMKPTQ; via the exons ATGTCGAAGTGGTGGCGCACAGCGGTGGTTGCCCTGAGGAAAACGGCGGAGACGTCAAGATCATACCATACGATTCAAGCCATTCCTAGGGAGATTAGCGGTAATAGAGTTTCAGTAAAAGATAGAGCCCAAGGCCGTATACCCGCCGTCGTATTCGCGCAACCTAACCCTAGCACCGGCGGCGGTGGTACTCCTCCGAGGCCTGTTTCTAGAAAACATCTTTTAACAACCGAAAAACGACAGATTCAGTCTATTCTCAACTCCATTGAGCTTCCTTATTTCTGCTCCACCACTTTTCCTCTACAGATCAGAGCCGGATCGGGTTCTTCAACTCTACTTGAATCCGGAAACGTTCTCCCGATTAAG GTGCATAGGGATTCAGAGACAGGAAAGCTTTTGAATTTGGTGTTTGTTTGGGCAGACGAAGGAACAGAACTCAAGGTTGATGTTCCCATTGTCTTTAAAGGAGAAGATATTTGCCCTGGTCTCAAGAAAG GTGGTTTTCTGAACAAGATAAGAACAAGTTTGAAGTACAAATGTCCATCAGAGCACATTCCTCAAAAGATTGAAATCGACATTAGCAATCTGGACATTGGAGATAAAGTGTTCATGAAGGAAGTTAATGTCCATTCATCTTTAGAGCTTCTAAGCAAAAATGAAAGCTTACCCATTTGCAAGATTGTTGCAGCTAAGATTGATAGCATGAAGCCCACACAGTAG